TCCTCGGTGCCAAGATAGACCCTGACTCTATCCTTCAGGTTAGAGTGGAGGGCGTTGATGAAACCCTCGTCCGGGGAGGATATTATGAACGTCGGCCTGCCGTCGCGATCGAGGAAGAAGTCTGAAAACGTGAAAAACTTGAACTTGGCCTCATCGTGCCTATCACCGTAATTGGTACCCTTCAGCATGTTGTAGATGAAACCCTGGACAGCGTGTTTGTTCGGTCTGAAGTTGCCGTTCCCATTTGGATAAAAAGACAGTTTGAGTCTCATCCGGGTCACCGGAAGATTTGAACGGTATAACTTTTTGGGTTATGAAGTTTATAACCCTTTCGAGGTAATCAGTGTTCACAATGCAGGGGGTGCCCAGAAACTGCCGATTGAAGCTGTTATCTCTCCGGAACGTGCCGTCTTGTTGGGATACAATCCTGTGACTGCAGAAACTTCTCGATTAACTTGATTAAGCAGGCGAGGAATTCAAACCAACTCCCATACAATCGTGTTCTACGGAAAACCCATGTTTGCGGCGTTGATAATCCTGAAGGGCGCCGTCCCGGTTGAGTTTTCACACAATCATGTTCTACCGAAACTGGGAGGAGCTTAAGGGGAGAGAAGGCAAGAAAGACCCGTTTCCACACAATATTGTTCTGCGGAAATCTGGTGGCTGTATGAAGGGCCTTGTTTCATACCATGAAGCGTTTTCACACAATATCGTTCTACGGAAACCCTGACATAGTAATAGGCTGGCGTTACGGCTGGGGGGAACTTTAGTTTCCACACAACACTGTTCTACGAGAACTAGCTTTTCAGAGCGGGACCCTCAGCGGCGGCTACATCGCAATCGAGTTTCCATACAACTATGTTCTGCGGAAACTGGGTGGTATCCGAGATGGATAAAGTCCAACCTTTGGGTGTTTCCACACAACTATGTTCTACTGAAACAGGTTGCGCACTTGGCAAAACTCATCAATAGTTACATGGGGTTTCCACACAATACTGTTCTACGGAAACGCTACAAGGTCGAGGTAGAAACTGCAAGCAACATTTTAGAGGCTGAGCGCCTGGCGTTTCCACACAATTCTGTTCTACGGAAACCTCGGAGAAATGGTCGTAATCCACACGACCACCGGAGACTTCTAGTTTCCACACAATACTGTTCTACGGAAACCTTGAGGAGTGCCTTGGAACCTCAACCAAATAGACATAAGGAGGAGGAAGGAAGGATACACCGTCTTTTAGTTTCCACACAATCCTGTACCCCGGAAACAATCAGCCTTCTTGGTGCTGTCCAGAAGGAGGTAACACGCCTGAAATATTTAAATTTTCTGAAAGTCTTGTTTGAGTGTTAAGGCTTCTCAAACACGTAGAAGTACCTCTCCAGGCTCTTGTGCACGCGCTGATAGTACTTTCCTACCAGTTTGAAGCCCACCTTTTCAGCCTCCGCCTCTCCATCAAAGCTCGCCGGAAAGGCTATCGCCAGCCTGCTGCCCTCCTCAAGAACCCCGTAGATGCTCTCCAGCACCTTCTCGTACAGCTCGTCCCTCTTTCTTCCCGCGAGCGTCGCTGAGGTTCCATAGGGCGGGTCTGTGGCCACGGCCTCGAACTTCTTCCCCGGAAACAGCTCCTCCAGCTTTGTCGCATCGCCAAGTTTGAGCTCGTAATCCCTTATCCCGTAGTGCCTGAGGTTCATCTCGGCCCCCTCAACCATCTCCGGCCGTATGTCCACCCCGTAGACCTTCAGGCCGAGAAGGCCCGCCTCCATAAGGATTCCACCGGCACCCATCATGGGATCGAGAATTTCTCTCTTGGCTTTCGTGAGGTTCACGAGCGCGCGTGAAACTCTCGGGTGGAGGGAAATCGGCCTGAAAAACGGTCTGTGGTGGGCTTTTCTGCTCTCGAAGTCCTTGGGGTCGAAGAAGCGGAGCCTTATCCCGGCGTAGAGCTTCTCGCCGCAGTAAACCCTGACGAGGGTGTCCGGCTTCGAGAGGTTCACCCTGAAACCCTTGGCGTGAATAACCGCGCCGAGCTTCCTGGGGAGGTCGAGAACGTCGTGTCTGCAGTTGGCCATGGTTTCGGTGTCGACCTTAAAGGTCCCTTTAATCGGCCAGTCCACATCTCTCGCCTTCTGGAGGAGCTCCTCGATGGAGTTCGCCTCCACTAGCAGCATCCCGTACTCGTGGGCTAGGCCGAGGCGGTTTAAGTATGGGAATGCCCCCTCATCGGCGTCTATCTTGAGGAAGAGGTAATCCTGGCCGGCTATCCTTCCACCGGCCAGCTCCAGCATGGCCTTTGCCTCATCCCTCGCCATCTCAGGCAGGTTTCCGAGTATCTCAATGTAGAGCATGGTTGGAGCTTTTCGGGGAGGTTTTTAAGTTTGTTCCCCGACCAGCAGTTCCACCAGGAACTCGTTAACGTCCCTCACATCGCGCCCCACCATGACGAAGTCGAACTCTTTTCCGTATCTCCTCCGGTAATTCTCGATGAAAATGCCGTCGTTGATTGTATCGCCGACGTAGATTCCAGGTTCGCCCCTTACGAGCTCCCATAACGCCCTGGGGTCCGGCTTGAGGTAGGCCTCCCTCGTGACGGCGTTTTCGAATTTGAACCCGATTATCCTCTCCGCGAGCTCCATCTCGAGGACGCTCCTCCCGGTAACGACCCCAATCCTGAAGCGCTCGGACGCTTCCTCCAGCAGTTTTCTCCTGACGATGGGCGTCTCCCTTTTCCACAGCCCAGGGAAGTCAAAGAGCCTCTCCGGGTACTCCCTTCCCAGGTAGAACGTGTTGAAGACCCTCTCTATGCTCCCTCCGTAGACCTGAAAGCCAAACTTCTCGCGAACCCACTCTATGGTTTCCCCCTCCGGAAACTCCTCGATGAGGCCGTCAACGTTTCCCGCGAGGGTGAAGAGTATCAGCGCCTCGCTGACCTTGAAATCATCGCCGAAGGAGCCCTTTCTCCTGAGCTCCCTGGCCCACTCGGGCTTTATCTCCCTCTCGATTCCAAAGAGTCTGAGGAAGTACTCCGCGGTGAGCTTCGTGGCGGTGTCGTAGCTCTCCCGCACGTCTATGAGCACGCCGTCAACGTCGAATACTATCCACATCCCCTTACCTCCAAGAATTCTCTGAGGGCCTCTATCAGCTCCCTGTTCTCCCACTTCCTCCCCACGGTCACCCTGATGTGGCCATCGAGCCTTCCCGAGAGCTTTCTTACGACTATGCCCTTCTCTAAGAGGAACTCATAGGCGTTCAGCCGCATCAGGAGGAAGTTCGCGTCGCTCGGATAGGTGAACTCCCGGAAGGCCTTCCTTATCCGTTCCCTCTCCTCGATTATCTTCGCCACGCGCCTCTCCACAAGCTCGTGATGCCTGAGCACGACCTTCACCGCCGCCATCGTCATGACTCCAACGCTGAACGGGGACTTCACCCGGTAGAGCGCATCGACAACCTCCTCATTCGCCAGGAGGTAGCCCGTTCTGACGCCTGCCAGGCTGAACGCCTTGGAAAAAGTCCTCAGCACGATGAGGTTGGGGTACTCCTCTATGAGCCTCCAGAGGCTCTTCCCCGCGAATTCGGCGTAGGCCTCGTCGAGAACGACGGGCCTTCCGGTTTCTAGGACTTTGATTATTTCCTCCTCTGGCTGAAGGTTGCCGGTCGGGTTGTTGGGCGAGGCTATGAAGATCACCCTCGCGTTTTTGGACCTCTCCGCTATGGCGTGGCCGTCTATCGTGAAATCCTCCAGCAGGGGCACTTCAACCACTGGAATTCCGTTCAGCTTCGCGTAGAAGTTGTACATGCCGAAGGAAGGTGGTGTCGTGACTACTTGCTCCCCCTCGAAGAGCCAGACCAGGTAGCTTATCAGCTCGTCCCCCCCGTTTCCAACGGCAACGTTCTCCGGGGACAGGCCGTAGAAGTCGGCTATGGCCTCCCTGACCGGCATCGAAGTTATGTGCGGATAGCGGTTGAAGCTCAGGTCCTTGAGCTCCTCAAATATCTCCTCCTTCACCCACCCGGGCAGGTCGTAGGGATTCTCGTTCTTATCGAGCCATATCCGATAGTTCCCCTCCACAACTTTATACGGCTGGAACGACTTCACAAACTCCCTGATCATCCCCTCCGCCTCCTCAGCTCAGCCATAACTTCGCCGAGGGTAACGTCGTTGTAGACCAACAAAACGAGCAGATGGTAGAGCATGTCGGCCGTTTCGTAGATTAAACCTTCTCTAGTTTCAGCAACGAGAACTTCTATCGCTTCCTCGCCGAACTTCTTGTATATCCTTTCCCGGCCTTCACGGAACAGCCTTGAGGTGTACGAGCCCTCGACGGGCTTCTCCTTCCTCGTCCTTATCAGCTCCTCAAGCTCCCGAAGGATGGTCAGCGAGTAGTCCATCGGCAGAACCCTCTCCGGCTCGCCCAGCTTCCTGTAGAAACAGGAGTAGTTTCCCGTGTGGCAGGCTGGGCCCTTCTGCTCGACGATGAAGAGCAGCGCATCGCTGTCGCAGTCTATCCTAACCTCCCTAACGCGCTGAACGTTTCCACTCACCTCTCCCTTCATCCTCACCCTTCTCCCGGAGCGGGAGTAGTAGTGGGCGTAGCCGGTTTGGAGGGTCCTCTTCAGGGCTTCCCTGTCAATGTAGGCGAGCGTCAGCACCTCACCCTTCGTGTCCTGGACGATAACGGGAACGATTCCGCCGTTCTTTTCCCAGCCAACCTTCTCGATGAGTTCCTCCATGCTATCACCTCAGTAGTCCAGCCTGACGGGGATTCCTCTCTCGGCCAGGAATCCCTTCAGCTCGCCGACGGTGTATTCGCCATAGTGGAAGATTGAAGCCGCCAGTGCTGCCTCCGCCCCAGCTTTGAAGGCCTCGTAGAAGTGTTCCGGCTCCCCCGCTCCCCCCGAGGCTATGACCGGTATATCCACAGCCTCCGCAACGGTCCTCGTCAAAGGTATGTCGAAGCCCTCCTTCGTTCCGTCCGTGTCCATGCTCGTGAGCAGTATCTCGCCGGCGCCGAGTTCTTCCACTCTCTTCGCCCACTCAACTGCATCAATCCCCCTCGCCTTCCTTCCCCCGTGGGTGTAGACCTCCCAGAAGGAGCCGTTCCACTTGGCGTCTATCGCCACCACGAGGTTTGCACTGCCTACGAGTTCAGCTATCTCCCTCACCAGCTCCGGCCTCTCAACGGCGGCGGTGTTGATGAAAACCTTATCGGCACCGCGCTTGATTATCTCTCTAGCCTCTTCAACCGTCCTTATGCCGCCCCCGACGGTAAAGGGGACGTATATCCCCCCGGCTATTCTCTCGACGAGTTCCAGCAGGATTCCCCTCTTCTCATAGGACGCCGTTATGTCGAGGAAGACTATCTCGTCTATCCCCTCACTCTCATAGCGCTTTGCCAGCTCAACCGGGTCGCCCGCATCGCGAATGTTCCTGAACCTAATTCCCTTGACGACCCTCCCGTCCTTTATATCCAGCGCCGCGATTATTCTTTTGGCAAGCATTCCGCCACCTCCAGCAGTTCCTCAAGGGCCACGCGGCCTTCATACAGGGCCTTCCCGACTATGGTCCCAGAAAAGCCCGCTTTCGCGAGCTTTCTAAGGTCGGCAACGCTCGAAACTCCCCCCGCGTAGATGAACTCCTCGCTTTCCCAAAACCTCTCTATCTCCTCTATCCCAGTCAGCGTCCCGTCTCTCTCGACTGAGGTGTAAACGAACCTGTCCACGTAGTTCCTCAGCAGTTCGTAGGCCTCTTTGACTTCCATCCCGCTCTCAAGCCAGCCCCTCAGGGCCACCCTTCCATCCTTCGCGTCGAGGCTCGCTGTTATGCCCTCAAACTCGGAGGTAACTTTTTCAAGAAACTCCAGGTCAAAGGCCTTGGTTCCGATTATCACGTTTTCCACACCGATTTCGTACGCCCTCGCAACGGCCCCGTAGCTTCTGAAGCCGCCCCCGAGCTGGACCCTTAGACCGGTCTTCTTGATGATCCTTGCGACCACGCCGAGGTTCCTTGGGAAACCCTCGAAGGCACCGTCGAGGTCAACGATGTGGATTTTGTCAACCAGCTCTGCAAAACGCTCCGCTATCTTCACCGGATCGCCGTAGACCTTAACATCCTCTCTCCTCCCCTTGTAGAGCCTCACCGCCTTCCCGCCCATGAGGTCTATGGCCGGATAAACCTCCATCTCAGAGCCCCCTGAAGTTTCTCATAACGGCCAGCCCGTTCCTCCCGCTCTTCTCCGGGTGGAACTGCACAGCGTAGACGTTATCCCTGCAGACCGCTGACGTGAAGACTATCTCCTTCCCCTTCGACCCGTAGTCGGTAACGCCCGCGATTATCTCCTCCTCGCTCGGCCGGGCATAATAGGAGTGGACGAAGTAGAAGTACGCCCCATTCCTGATTCCCTCGAAGAGCGGGCAGTCCTTCTTCTTCCACAACTGGTTCCAGCCGATGTGCGGAGTCCTAACTCCCTGGAACCTGACCACATCTCCTCTGAAAACCCCAAGGCCGGGCTTTCCGGGGCTCTCCTCGCTTCCCTCGAAGAGGAGCTGGAGGCCCAGGCATATCCCGAGGAAGGGCTTTCCGTCGTTTATCGCGTCGAGTATGACTCCCCTCAGCGGTTCGAGCCTCTCCATGACCGCCCCGAAGTTACCAACGCCTGGAAGAACGAGTTTCTCTGCTTTTTCAATCTCGTAGGGGTCGCTCGTGATGACTCCCCCCAAAGCCTTCCTCACGTTGGCGAGGTTTCCTATTCCGAGGTCGACTATCGCTATCACCCTCACACCTCCAGCAGGCCCTTCGTGCTCTCCAGCTTCCCACTCTCCCCGATGGCCTTGCCGAGGGCGGCGCCGAGTCCCTTGAATGCTGCCTCGATAACGTGGTGCGCGTTAACCCCGCTCAGCGTTTTCACGTGGATCGTTGCCTTCAGAGAACGCGCCAGCCCCCAGAGGAACTCCCTCACTAAGGCCTTCTCGAAGCCTTCTTCACCCTCCTCAAAGGAGAGCTCAACGCTCGCGTAGGGCCTTCCTGAAATATCAACCGCCACCAGCACGAACGCATCGTCCATCGGCATTATTGCGCTTCCGAAGCGGGCGAACCTCTCCGGGAGCTTGGAGCGCAGCTCCTCGCCGAGGGTTATTCCGACGTCCTCCCACAGGTGGTGCCTGAGGTCGTAGCTGGCCCTAACCTTCGCCTCCCGACCCATGTAGAAAAAGAGGGCCGTGAGGAGGTGGTCGAGGACTTTGTCGCCAGTCAATATCCCTCCGGCCGCGTCGAGCTCCACGGTTACGTCCGTCTCCCTCGTTTTCCTGTTCATTTCCTCACCTCCATGCTCCTCCCGTGGAAGGCCATTCCCTCTATCTCTGCCAGCCTCAGTCCAAGCTCCCTCTCGGCGAGGAACTCCTCCCTGCTCACCTGGGCGATGCTTATCGGCTTGAGAAAGTCCCTAACCGTCAGAACACCGCTGAATCTCGCCGCTCCCCCCGTCGGCAGGACGTGGTTGACGCCGAGGAAGTAATCTGCTGCCGGAACGGGCGTGTACGGGCCGAGATAGATTGCACCGGCGTTCTCGATTAAGTCAACGAGCTCCATCAGCCGAGCGGTGATTATCTCGAGGTGCTCCGGCGCTATCTCGTTGGCCTTCTCGGTGCACTCCTCAAGGCTCCCGCAGAGTACGACTTCTATTCCCTCGCGCGAGCAGTATTCGGCAAGTTCCTTTGAAGTGGTCAAGAGCCACGCCCTGCTGTCTTTTCCGTGCTCAAGCTGGCTGAGGAGGTCGGCCAGAACGTAGTCTTTCTCCGCCGTCCCGTCCGCTATCACCGCTATCTCCGACGGCCCGGCGAGGCTGTCTATGCCGACAACTCCAAAGACCTGCCTCTTGGCCTCATTGACGAACTTGTTTCCGGGGCCGAATATCTTGTCCACCTTCTTCATGCCGATGCCGTACGCCATCGCTCCTATCGCCTGAACGCCGCCCAGCTTGTAGACCTCATCGATGCCGAGCAGCTTGGCCACGTAGAGCACATAGGGGTTCACTCTGCCCTCCTTCGGCGGAATCGCCACCGCTATCTCCTTAACTCCCGCTATCTTCGCCGGTACCGCCACCATCATCAGCGTTGATGGCAGCGGCTTCCCGCCAGGAACGTAGATTCCTATCCTCCTTATCGGGCGGTATATCAGTCCGTATAGGGAGCCTTTTTTGAGGAACAGCCTCTCCTTCTCCATCTGCCTCTCGTGATACTCCCACAGGCGCTCGATAGTGCGGAGGATTATCTCGCGGTCTCTCTCGGGAATCGCTTCCAGCGCCTCGTTGAACTCCTCATCGGTTACACGGAAAGGACCATCATACCCATCGAACTTGAGGGAATACTCCCTGACGGCCTCGATTCCCCTCTCCTTGATGTCCCTCAGCATTCCGGCAACGTAGCCCTCAAGCTCAAAATCCATCCCTAATCACCTCCTTTATCGCAAAGACGAGACCGTTTATCTCCTCGAACTTCGTTTTCTGGGCTATCCTGTTCACGAGGAGCAGGGCGGAGACGTCCATCACCTTCTCCACTTCAACGAGCCCGTTGGCGCGGAGTGTGTTCCCGGTCTCTACGATATCCACTATCGCGTCGGCTATCCCTATCTTCGGCGCCAGCTCAATGCTCCCGTGGAGCTTCAGGATTTCC
The Thermococcus radiotolerans genome window above contains:
- the hisD gene encoding histidinol dehydrogenase produces the protein MDFELEGYVAGMLRDIKERGIEAVREYSLKFDGYDGPFRVTDEEFNEALEAIPERDREIILRTIERLWEYHERQMEKERLFLKKGSLYGLIYRPIRRIGIYVPGGKPLPSTLMMVAVPAKIAGVKEIAVAIPPKEGRVNPYVLYVAKLLGIDEVYKLGGVQAIGAMAYGIGMKKVDKIFGPGNKFVNEAKRQVFGVVGIDSLAGPSEIAVIADGTAEKDYVLADLLSQLEHGKDSRAWLLTTSKELAEYCSREGIEVVLCGSLEECTEKANEIAPEHLEIITARLMELVDLIENAGAIYLGPYTPVPAADYFLGVNHVLPTGGAARFSGVLTVRDFLKPISIAQVSREEFLAERELGLRLAEIEGMAFHGRSMEVRK
- the hisF gene encoding imidazole glycerol phosphate synthase subunit HisF; its protein translation is MLAKRIIAALDIKDGRVVKGIRFRNIRDAGDPVELAKRYESEGIDEIVFLDITASYEKRGILLELVERIAGGIYVPFTVGGGIRTVEEAREIIKRGADKVFINTAAVERPELVREIAELVGSANLVVAIDAKWNGSFWEVYTHGGRKARGIDAVEWAKRVEELGAGEILLTSMDTDGTKEGFDIPLTRTVAEAVDIPVIASGGAGEPEHFYEAFKAGAEAALAASIFHYGEYTVGELKGFLAERGIPVRLDY
- a CDS encoding TIGR01177 family methyltransferase → MLYIEILGNLPEMARDEAKAMLELAGGRIAGQDYLFLKIDADEGAFPYLNRLGLAHEYGMLLVEANSIEELLQKARDVDWPIKGTFKVDTETMANCRHDVLDLPRKLGAVIHAKGFRVNLSKPDTLVRVYCGEKLYAGIRLRFFDPKDFESRKAHHRPFFRPISLHPRVSRALVNLTKAKREILDPMMGAGGILMEAGLLGLKVYGVDIRPEMVEGAEMNLRHYGIRDYELKLGDATKLEELFPGKKFEAVATDPPYGTSATLAGRKRDELYEKVLESIYGVLEEGSRLAIAFPASFDGEAEAEKVGFKLVGKYYQRVHKSLERYFYVFEKP
- the hisH gene encoding imidazole glycerol phosphate synthase subunit HisH, with the translated sequence MIAIVDLGIGNLANVRKALGGVITSDPYEIEKAEKLVLPGVGNFGAVMERLEPLRGVILDAINDGKPFLGICLGLQLLFEGSEESPGKPGLGVFRGDVVRFQGVRTPHIGWNQLWKKKDCPLFEGIRNGAYFYFVHSYYARPSEEEIIAGVTDYGSKGKEIVFTSAVCRDNVYAVQFHPEKSGRNGLAVMRNFRGL
- the hisB gene encoding imidazoleglycerol-phosphate dehydratase HisB, translating into MNRKTRETDVTVELDAAGGILTGDKVLDHLLTALFFYMGREAKVRASYDLRHHLWEDVGITLGEELRSKLPERFARFGSAIMPMDDAFVLVAVDISGRPYASVELSFEEGEEGFEKALVREFLWGLARSLKATIHVKTLSGVNAHHVIEAAFKGLGAALGKAIGESGKLESTKGLLEV
- the hisA gene encoding 1-(5-phosphoribosyl)-5-((5-phosphoribosylamino)methylideneamino)imidazole-4-carboxamide isomerase; this encodes MEVYPAIDLMGGKAVRLYKGRREDVKVYGDPVKIAERFAELVDKIHIVDLDGAFEGFPRNLGVVARIIKKTGLRVQLGGGFRSYGAVARAYEIGVENVIIGTKAFDLEFLEKVTSEFEGITASLDAKDGRVALRGWLESGMEVKEAYELLRNYVDRFVYTSVERDGTLTGIEEIERFWESEEFIYAGGVSSVADLRKLAKAGFSGTIVGKALYEGRVALEELLEVAECLPKE
- the hisC gene encoding histidinol-phosphate transaminase, which encodes MIREFVKSFQPYKVVEGNYRIWLDKNENPYDLPGWVKEEIFEELKDLSFNRYPHITSMPVREAIADFYGLSPENVAVGNGGDELISYLVWLFEGEQVVTTPPSFGMYNFYAKLNGIPVVEVPLLEDFTIDGHAIAERSKNARVIFIASPNNPTGNLQPEEEIIKVLETGRPVVLDEAYAEFAGKSLWRLIEEYPNLIVLRTFSKAFSLAGVRTGYLLANEEVVDALYRVKSPFSVGVMTMAAVKVVLRHHELVERRVAKIIEERERIRKAFREFTYPSDANFLLMRLNAYEFLLEKGIVVRKLSGRLDGHIRVTVGRKWENRELIEALREFLEVRGCG
- a CDS encoding HAD family hydrolase, giving the protein MWIVFDVDGVLIDVRESYDTATKLTAEYFLRLFGIEREIKPEWARELRRKGSFGDDFKVSEALILFTLAGNVDGLIEEFPEGETIEWVREKFGFQVYGGSIERVFNTFYLGREYPERLFDFPGLWKRETPIVRRKLLEEASERFRIGVVTGRSVLEMELAERIIGFKFENAVTREAYLKPDPRALWELVRGEPGIYVGDTINDGIFIENYRRRYGKEFDFVMVGRDVRDVNEFLVELLVGEQT
- the hisIE gene encoding bifunctional phosphoribosyl-AMP cyclohydrolase/phosphoribosyl-ATP diphosphatase HisIE, whose amino-acid sequence is MEELIEKVGWEKNGGIVPVIVQDTKGEVLTLAYIDREALKRTLQTGYAHYYSRSGRRVRMKGEVSGNVQRVREVRIDCDSDALLFIVEQKGPACHTGNYSCFYRKLGEPERVLPMDYSLTILRELEELIRTRKEKPVEGSYTSRLFREGRERIYKKFGEEAIEVLVAETREGLIYETADMLYHLLVLLVYNDVTLGEVMAELRRRRG